GCTGAAATAATTGAACACCAATGCATTGGTAAACGAGTTGCTTCCTTTACGCACCAAGTAAGTCAGGTCGGCATTGACAAGCCAGGGAGCCGCGCCTTCCAACTGGGAACCGGTCGGGTCGGTAGCCAAAGGCACTTTCGCACACGTATATGTATAAGCGCCGTTCACACCGAGACTCAGCTTATGCAGACCTCCGTCTTGCATCGGATGAGAAAACAAGTCTTTCCGTATCTCGATTTCCGCACCGGCTACAGTAGCATGGTCGGCTATGTTTTCATACGAAAGGAATCCGCCGGCACTGGCAATCTCGATACGTGAAATCGGATTTTTGATGTATTTATAGAATCCGGTCACCGAAATCAGTTCGCCGGACGAAAGATACCAGTCCCATTTCAAATCCACGTTATAGTTATCCGACGGTTGCAAATCAGGATTACCCTGGCTATTGAATGTAACGTTTACATAACGGAACGGAGATATTTCCTTTGCCTGAGGCAAGGTATAAGTCTTGCTGGCTGCAAACCGGAGCGAATGCTTGTCATTGAAATTATAACGCAAGTTGATGCTGGGCAGCACATAGTCTTTGTTGATGGACTGGCTTCCCTGCGTTCCGCCACGGTTCACATTATAATCTACATCCATATTCACTTTATCATACTTCACACCCACGTTGGCAATGAACCCTTCGGTAAACTGGTAGGTAGCCTCTGCGTATGCCGAATGGATTTTCTTATCCACGGTGTACTCGTCTACGTTCTTGTCGAGGACAAAGTAGTTATTATCCAGATTCTCTTGTGTATAATAATTATCAAACCGTACATTATTGATATCAAACTCTTCCTGACGCACTACCGACATATCATACTCGGTAGCTGTAAAATTATCGTCCACAATGCGTCCGGCATAGCCCAACTGGATGTTGGATTCCTGTGAAAAGTCATCGGGAAGTTTATAAGTAAAACCTGCACGGATATTCAAGTCGTCTTCGTTCAGCTCCGAAAAATACCGCTGCTGGATACCGGTACCTCTCATCGGCACATAACCCTCATCGCGTTTCACCAGGTTGTTGATGCGCCGGTCAGGTTCCAGTCCTTTGATAATGTTATAAGCGGCACCTACATTAAAGTCGAGCTTATCCGCCAACGCCCATTTGGTATCCAGCTGATTGACGAAAAGCAAGTTGTCATTGGTCTGCTGGCGGCGCATGAAACCTTCGTAGGTGTCCGAAGACTGGTAATCGGCATCCATACCCAAGTAGTCGCCCACCGATTCGCGCGAAGCGTGCAACATGATGAAATTGTATGTCAATTCATGCTTGTTATTATGCAGATAGTTCAGATTTGCCATCACGACTTGCGAAGTCTCCACATTCGACTTCTTCCCGAGCATATCCTGCGAAAGCTCACCCGTGGTAATCGAATTGCGCACTTCTTCTTCATAATAAGAATAATCGCGGTTATGACTGGCAATCAGGTAGAACGAAAGCGGATTGTCGTGGATATCAAATTTCTTTCCGCCCGAAATGCTATAACTTTGGTTTACCAGCCCGTTCTTCTTCGAAGGATCCAAGCGGTTCTGGAAGTTGTATACAGAAAGATCATCGCCCGGCTGCTTGCTATTGGCGAAACCAAAGGCATTCGCTCCGTCCATTTTCAAGAAATCGGACGAAAGCGATTGCGTATTGAAGCCGCCCGAAACGCTGGCGTTCACTTCACCATAGCCCGTCAGCTCTTTCGAAGAAATGTTGATGTTGGCTCCCGCCACATCGGCGTATGTATTGCCATAAAAAGCTTTGTTGACATCTACCGACTGGATAATGTCAGTAGAAAAGAAATCGAGCGCAATGTTCTTGTATTCCGGATCTTCCGAAGGAATCGGATAACGGTTCAATGTGGTCAGATTATACCGGTCGCCCAATCCACGTACAAATACGTTCTTTACACCGTCTTGCTTCGAGATTCCTGATATCTTTGTAACGGCTCCTTCGGCATCCCCTACCCCCTTACGGGATAATTCCTGAGCACCCACCGACTGAATTGCCACCACCGATTTCTTTTGCTCCAATAAAGTAACGTTCTCCGACTCGCGGTTCGCCTTAGCCACAACCACCACATCCGACAACATTTGTGTATCGGGCTCCAACTCGAAATCGAGTGTGGTCACTTTGTTATCCTCTACCTTTACTTGGCGTTTGACCGTCGTTTTATAACCAACATATTTGATTTCAATATCATAGATACCGTCTTCCACCCCTTTCAGCTGGAAGTTTCCGTCTATATCCGTTACAGCTCCGATATTGCTTCCCATAATCCGGATAGTAGCACCAATAAGAGGCTCCTTGGATTGGTGGTCCTTGATGCTCCCTTTTACGTTTACATTCACCTCAACTGCAAATACACTGGCGGCAAACATCGGTAAGAATGCAGCCGTCATCATCCATCGTTTAACTCTTTTCATTACCTTCTTTTTACTAAACTTTTACCGAGTGCAAAGAAAGAGCTTCCCTTTTACAGGTATACGACAATCGGATAACTTTCCGTTTACAAGTCCGTTGCAATAAGATTACAATATTGAAGAAGTTGTATGCCCCTGCATACCGAATAAGGCAGAATGCCGGAAACGGACATGTAAGCGTTTTACTTCTTTACTCTTTTCCTGTCTTCAATAATGGCATCCTTGTTCTCCAACGCCCAACTTATCAGCGCATTGATGTGCGGAAGCAACGAATGGGTACGCGGTGTCAGGGCATACTCCACCCTCGGAGGCACTTCCGGATAGACGGTACGGGTAATATAGCCGTCCTCCTCTAACGTCCGCAAGGTTACGGTCAGCATCTTCTGCGATATGTCCGGGATTTCGCGCTGCAACTCCTTGAAGCGCATGACTTCCTTACCCGCCTTGTTAGCGTATATATAACCAGAAGCGACCATTTGTCACAGAGCCTTGCCAAGATGTTCCGTATCGGGCAATCCGGAAACATCATATCTTCTATCATTGTCCTATCCATATTATATTGCTTTTCAATTCACTCTACAAAAGTAATCAAATTCCTTTTATGTAGCAAGCTTTTATCGGATGGGCGGCAATCAGCCCTTATCCTCCACATTATTTATTATAAAAGACAAGCCAATTTCATTGAACCGATAACTGAAAATCTTCATGCACTTAGCTACATTCTATATTCCACCAGCCGGAATATACATTCCACGGGCTGGAATGTACGTTCCATGGGCTGGAATATACATTCCACGCCGTGGAATGTAGAATGGAACTAACTGCATACAAGAAACAAGCTCGTTGAAAACACATAGTGAGCACACGCAATCTGCCAAATATAGAAGCTGATGAAACTACGGACATTCACTCATTTTTTTCAAAAAATATGGGTCTGTAACTAACTTGTATACAGCAATGGTTACTTCCTCGTAAGTATCTGACGCACAAGTGCTTACTTGCAAAAGTGGATTTCCCTTGATAACTTTGCAATACCAAAGGAAACAAAGACACTTTTGGTAAGTAATCAAATTAACCTATTAAACAAGCAAGAGTATGAAAAATGTAACATTGAAATTATTTATTCTGTTCAACCTTTTAACAATTACAGCTATGGCACAGACAAAAGGACGTTTCGAGGTACACGACCTCGGCAATTTCACACTGCACGTGTATTATACCAACGATGCGTTGGGCGATGCAAGCTACATCATCGAGGGCAAGGATGCGCTCGTGACCATGGAACAACCGCTGTTCAAGGACAACGTAGCGGAATTTGACGCTTATCTTTCCAAACTGGGCAAAACGGTAGAGACACGCATCACGGACTATCATGTGGGCGGAACCGGAAATCATGAGGTGGTGATGGCGGAAGGTATGCCCGAATTTACGAAGGGGGAAATCTATGGCGGCATGATGAAAGGATTCGCGCAGGTTTTCGGCGATGCCCTGACCAACATGCCTACAGGCAAGGCTTCGGAAGTGGCATTCGGCACTACGCAGACTTGGGCAGGAGTTCCGTTCGAGTTCCGCCACGGAGCGACATCCGATTTTCCGGGCGCAAGCATCCTGATAGGAGGCAAGGTTTATTATACGCACTGGACTCCGGCAAAGGCACACGTAAGCCATTTGCAGGTTTCTTCTCCGGCTGCCATTGATGCGGAAATAGCAGAAGCGAAAAAGTCACTGGCATCGGGAGCGGAACTGTTCATCGGCGGACACGGAGGTGCGGCAAAGCGCGATGCGGTAGAGTTCAAAATCGACTATCTGAAAAAGATGAAAGAAGTGCTCGGCAATAACCAGACGGCACAAGCTTTTATGGACGACATGAAGAAAGCTTTCCCCGGACTGCCGGGAGAAGCCGGACTGGAAGAATTGAGTAAGGCACTCTACAAATAATTATCGAATAAAACCAATCAGGAGTTAAAAGGGAGTTATAAGGAGTTATCGTCCGCCTGGCGGACTGGGAGTTAGACGCCAATACTTTTTGCATCGTTTTCAGAAGCAAGACTATTGACCTTTAACTCCTATAACTCCTGTGAAACATAACTACGTTTATACTATGCATGGTATAAATTTGTGCATTTCCTTGAACATCTCGTACCGTTTCTGTAGAGACGATGTGCACATCGTCTCTACTACGTGGCATATACAAAATACATATTTTAATGCCGTTTAAAGTATAATCCTGATTCGCATAAATAGTAAATACCCTCACTTTCCTGTCACGATACGTTTAATGTCATTCAGTTTGTTCAACGCTTCTATCGGTGTCAAGTTGTTCACATCCAGATGCAGGATTTCATCCCGTATCTGGCACAACACGGGGTCATCAAGCTGGAAGAAGCTGAGCTGGACGCCGTCTTTAGGAGCAGAAGCCTGTACCTTCGGACGCGACACCATACCCTCCTGCCGGTTCTCTTGCTCCAGACGATGCAGGATTTCATCGGCACGCTTCACGATGCTTTGAGGCATGCCCGCCATTTTTGCCACATGAATACCAAACGAATGCTCGCTCCCTCCGCGCTCCAGCTTGCGAAGGAAAATCACCTTATTGTTGACCTCCTTAACCGTTACATTATAATTCTTGATACGCGGGAAGAGTGCTTCCATATCGTTCAACTCGTGATAGTGCGTGGCAAAAAGCGTACGGGCATGAGCCTTCTTGTTCTCGTGGATATGCTCCACGATAGCCCATGCAATGGAGATGCCGTCATACGTGGAAGTGCCGCGCCCCAGCTCATCGAAGAGCACCAGGCTTCGGGGAGAGAGGTTGTTCAGGATATTGGCGGCTTCATTCATCTCGACCATGAACGTTGATTCGCCCACCGATATGTTGTCACTTGCTCCGACACGGGTGAATATTTTGTCCACCAGCCCGATATGCGCACTTTCGGCTGGCACGAAGCAGCCTATCTGAGCCAAGAGCGTGATAAGCGCCGTCTGGCGGAGCAAGGCAGACTTACCCGCCATATTGGGACCGGTGATAATGATAATCTGTTGTGATTCCGTATCGAGATAGACATCGTTGGCAATGTATTTCTCGCCCACGGGCAATTGCTTCTCGATGACCGGATGGCGCCCTTGCTTGATGTCGAGCACATCATCGTCGGCTACCACCGGACGGATATACTTGTTCTCGCGCGCCACATCGGCAAAGGAGAGCAGGCAATCCAGACGTGCGATTTGCGTGGCATTGATCTGGATAGCCGGAATAAACTCGGCAAGGTCTGCCACCAAGTCATTATAAAGCTTGGTTTCCAGTACCAGGATTTTATCTTCCGCCCCCAATATCTTCTCTTCGTATTCTTTCAGTTCCTGCGTGATATACCGCTCGGCGTTCACCAGCGTCTGCTTGCGTATCCACTCGGCAGGCACTTTCTCCTTGTGTGCGTTCCGCACTTCGATGTAATAGCCAAACACATTGTTATAGGCAATCTTCAGGCTGGGGATGCCGGTCTGCTCGATTTCGCGTTGCTGGATTTGAAGCAGGTAATCCTTTCCCGAATAGGAAATGCGGCGCAGCTCATCCAGCTCGGCATTCACTCCGTCGGCTATCACTCCGCCCTTGTTCACCAGCAGAGGCGGGTCGTTCACTATCTCCTTCGCTATTTTATCCCGAATCGAGACGCAGAGGTTCAATTGTTCCCCGATGCGCCGGAGGCTTTCGTTATCTGCGTTCAGACAAGCATTCTTGATAGGCTCAATGGCTTGGAGCGCCACCTTCAGTTGCACCACTTCACGGGGCGAGATACGTCCCACCGCGGCTTTTGATACGATGCGTTCCAAGTCGCCTATACGGTGCAGCTTCTCTTCGATAAAGTCCTTGAAGTCGGGCTCGCGGAAGAAATACTCCACTACATCCAGCCGGGCGTTAATCGGTTTTACTTCCTTCAGGGGAAACACCATCCAGCGTTTCAGCAGGCGGGCACCCATGGGGCTGATGGTATGGTCTATCACGTCCAGCAGGCTGGTGCCTCCCTCGTTCATGCTGCTTATCAGCTCCAGGCTGTGCACCGTAAACTTGTCCAGCCGCACGTAGCGTTCCTCCTCGATGCGTGCCAGCGAAGTGATATGCCCTATCTGATAATGCTGGGTCATGTCGAGGTATTGCAGGATGGCTCCAGCCGCGATGATGCCGTTCTTCAGATGCTCTACGCCGAAGCCTTTCAGGTTCTTGGTCTCGAAATGCTTCAAGAGCTTCTCGCGTGCCGAAGCTTCGGTAAACACCCAGTCATCCAGCTCGAAGGTGAAAAACTTGCTTCCGAAATTGCCTTCGAACATGGGTTTCTTGCCCCGCTCGAACAACACTTCCTTGGGAGCGAAATTATTCAGAAGCTTGTCGATGTAGTCAAAAGGCCCCTCGGCGGTCAGGAACTCGCCGGTAGAGATGTCCAGAAAAGCGATGCCGCACGCGGTTTTCCCGAAATGGATGGCGGCAAGGAAATTGTTCTCCTTATACGACAACACATTGTCGCTGATGGCAACGCCCGGCGTCACCAGTTCGGTAATGCCCCGCTTCACCAGCTTCTTCGTGGTTTTCGGGTCTTCCAGCTGGTCGCAGATAGCCACACGCCTTCCGGCACGTATCAGCTTGGGCAGATACGTATCGAGGGCATGGTGCGGAAATCCTGCCATTTCCACCGTCTTCGCCTGCCCGTTGGCACGCCTGGTCAAGGTTATTCCCAGTATTTGCGAAGCGGTCACGGCATCTTCGGAATAGGTTTCGTAAAAGTCGCCGCACCGGAAAAGCATCAGCGCGTCGGGATGCTTCGCCTTCAGGTCGAAATACTGTTTCATCATGGGGGTCAATACCACGTCGTTATCTTTAGCCACTGTGTTGTCCTTTCTTTTATTAATGTGTTGTCCGTACCTGCAAAGGTACGAAAATTTCCCAAATATCTGCCTTCCGTGACGCAAGTATCTGCAACGCCCGGCGCAAGCACCTGCATGAACGGATGCATGTATATGCGCAGGCGGAAGAAGGCAGGCACCTTTTCCGGGACATGCAACTCCGGAAAAAGGAAAACCCCGCAAAAACGACGTTTTTACGGGGTTTTACCTTAAATGACTGTGATTTGCGTTGGACTACCTGGATTCGAACCAAGACAAACAGAACCAAAACCTGTTGTGCTGCCATTACACCATAGTCCAAACTTCGTGTGCCTCTCTCAAGAAGCGGTGCAAAGATAAGTGTTTTTTGCAATATCTTCCAAATTATTTTGCACTTTTTTTTGTTCCTGCCCAATATTCTGTATCTTTGTCACATAAAAAAAGAGAAGTTTATGAAAAAATTAGCATTAGGACTCCTGTTAGGAGCAAGTTGCGCGTCCCTTTCGGCGGTAACTCCGCTTTGGATGCGTGATGCCGTCATTTCTCCGGACGGAAACGAAATCGCCTTTTGCTATAAAGGCGACATCTATAAAGTGAAGGCTTCGGGAGGCGAAGCCGTGCGGCTGACCACCCAGCCCTCGTATGAATCAACCCCCGTATGGTCTCCCGACGGGAAGCAAATCGCTTTCGCCAGCGACCGGTTCGGCAATATGGACGTGTTTATCATGCCTTCCCAGGGCGGGGAAGCCCGGAGGCTGACCTTCAACTCGGCTTCGGAAATCCCTTCCGCCTTTACTCCGGACGGGAAACAAGTGGTGTTCTCGGCATCGATTCAAGACCCTGCGGGCAGTGCCCTCTTCCCTAAAAGCGCCATGACAGAGCTGTATCAGGTGCCCGCCGAAGGAGGCCGCACCGCCCAAATCATCGGCACGCCGGCGGAGATGGTCTGCTATGAGCCTTCGGGCAAGTTTTTCCTCTATCAAGACCAGAAAGGTGTAGAAAGCGAATGGCGCAAGCACCATACCTCGTCCATTACCCGTGACGTATGGATGTATGACGTAGCGGCGGGGAAACACACCAACCTGACCAACCGTGCCGGAGAAGACCGTAATCCGGTATTAAGCCCCGACGGGACGCAAGTGTATTTCCTGAGCGAGCGCGACGGAGGCTCGTTCAACGTCTACCGTTTCCCGCTCGACCGGCCCCAGGACGTGCAAGCGGTCACCTCGTTCAAAGGCAATCCGGTGCGTTTCCTCTCGGTAAGCCGGAACGGCACGCTCTGCTATACTTATGACGGAGAACTGTACACCCAATCCCTGCAAGCGGGACAAGCGAAGAAGGTACCCGTCTCGCTGACCTCAGACGAAGAAAATATTCCTGTAAGCTATACGTTTACGCGGGGCGCTTCGGAAGCTACGGTATCGCCCGACGGCAAACAGGTGGCGTTCGTGGTGCGGGGTGAAGTGTTCGTGACATCCGTCGAATACGGCACCACCAAGCAAATCACCCATACGCCCGAAGCCGAAGAAGGCGTTTCGTTCGGTGCGGACAACCGCACCTTGGTCTATGCCAGCGAGCGCGATGGAATAAGCGGACTTTACACCGCAAAAATCTCACGCGAGGAAGAAAAGAATTTCCCCAATGCCACGCTGATAGAAGAAGAAGCCCTGCTTCCCTCGAAAACCGTAGAGCGGAGCTATCCGAAGTTCTCGCCCGACGGGAAAGAAATCGCCTTCATCGAAGGGCGTACCCGCCTCATGGTGCTGAACCTGAAGAGCAAGAAGGTGCGTCAGGTGACCGACGGGTCTACGTGGTACTCGCTTTCGGGAGGCTTTGACTATCAGTGGTCGCCCGACGGGAAATGGTTTGCACTGGAATTCATCGCCCACAAGCACGAGCCTTATTCGGACATCGGACTGGTTTGCGCCGACGGGAAAAGCCCGATTATCAACCTGACCAACAGCGGTTATACGAGCGGCATGCCCCGCTGGACCATGGACGGAAACGCCCTGCTCTTCACTACCGAACGGTATGGTATGCGCAATCATGCCTCGTGGGGCTCGCTGGACGATGTGATGATGGTCTTCCTGAACCAGGACGCATACGACAAGTTCCGCCTGAGCAAAGAGGATTACGAATTGCAAAAGGAACTGGAGAAAGAGCAGGAAAAAGCGGGTGAAACCGCTTCGAAAGACAAGAAAAAGGATAAAAAAGCGGATGCAAAAACAGATAGCGTGAAATTAATCACGGTTGAACCGGACGGCATAGAAGACCGCATCGTACGCCTCACGCCCAACTCATCGCGCTTGTCCTCAGCCGCTATCTCGAAAGACGGAGAAACCCTGTACTATTTATCTGCGTTCGAAGGCGGATTCGACATGTGGAAAATGGACTTGCGCAAGCATGAGACCAAGCTTCTGCACAAAATGGACGCGCGCTGGGCAAACATGGAAACCGACCGCGATGGGAATTTCTTCGTACTGGGAGGCGGAACCATGCAGAAGATGGACGGGAAATCGGAAAAGCTGGAACCGATTACCTACCGTGCCGAAGTGAAGATGAATCCCTACGAAGAACGCGAATACATCTTCGACAACATCTACCGCGAGGAAAAGGCACGCTTCTACAACGTGAACATGCACGGCGTGGACTGGGATGCCTTGACGGAGACCTACCGCAAGTTCCTGCCTCATATCAATAACAATTATGATTTCGCCGAAATGCTGAGCGAATGGCTGGGCGAACTGAACGTATCTCATACCGGCGGACGCTTCTATCCCGAACTGGATACCGAAAGCACTGCCCAGCTGGGGCTATTGTATGACTGGGACTATACGGGCAACGGATTGCGCATCGCCGAAATCATCGAGAAAGGACCTTTCGACCGCAAGAGCACCCGTGCCAAATCCGGTGTGATTATCGAGAAAATCAACGGCCAGGCTCTCGAAGCCGATAAAGACTATACTCCTTTATTAAATGGGCAGGCAGGCAAGAAAACCTTGGTATCGCTTTACGACCCTGAAACAAAGGAACGCTGGGAAGAAGTGGTGAAGCCCATAAGCAGCAGGACGATGAGCGGCTTGCTCTATACGCGCTGGGTAAAACAACGTGCGGAGGACGTAAAACGCTGGTCGAACGGACGTTTGGGCTATGTGCACATCGAATCGATGGATGATTCCAGTTTCCGTTCGGTTTACTCGGACATCTTGGGCAAGTACAACCAATGCGAAGGCATCGTGATAGACACCCGCTTCAATGGAGGCGGACGCTTGCACGAGGACATCGAAGTATTGTTCAGCGGAAAGAAATACTTTACCCAAGTCATTCGCGGACGCGAGACCTGCGATATGCCCAGCCGACGTTGGAACAAACCTTCCATCATGGTGCAATGTGAAGCAAACTACTCGAACGCACACGGCACCCCGTGGGTATACAAGCATCGCGGACTGGGCAAGCTGGTAGGTGCGCCCGTTCCCGGAACCATGACCAGCGTAAACTGGGTAACCACGCAAGACCCGACCCTCGTATTCGGCATTCCGGTGGTAGGCTATCGCCTCCCCGACGGAAGCTATCTGGAAAACACCCAGCTTGACCCCGACATCTATGTGCTGAACGCTCCCGAAACGATTGTGAAAGGAGAAGACACACAATTGAAAGCAGCCGTAGATGAATTGCTGAAGGAAATCGGAGAATAAAAAGCATGAATAAAAATAATTGATGAATATCCGCAAACAGCCCCTGTAGGGGCGTATTGCATACGCCCGAATACGCCAACTTATCCATGTGGATGCTTTTAGGGGCGTATGCGATACGCCCCTACAGTTTATTGGGCGGAAATGCGGATATTCAATAAAATGAACCCCAGCATGCATCTTTCCCGCTCAACCAATCCTTCAATGAAGTTCGTACAAGAAAATCGGGCAATAAACTCGTGTCCTGATTCCGTTCATCGGGCCGTACAAAATACGAATGGCTGATGTAAGCTTGGGTTTGGGTATAAGGAAGCTCTACG
The Phocaeicola salanitronis DSM 18170 genome window above contains:
- a CDS encoding TonB-dependent receptor; this translates as MTAAFLPMFAASVFAVEVNVNVKGSIKDHQSKEPLIGATIRIMGSNIGAVTDIDGNFQLKGVEDGIYDIEIKYVGYKTTVKRQVKVEDNKVTTLDFELEPDTQMLSDVVVVAKANRESENVTLLEQKKSVVAIQSVGAQELSRKGVGDAEGAVTKISGISKQDGVKNVFVRGLGDRYNLTTLNRYPIPSEDPEYKNIALDFFSTDIIQSVDVNKAFYGNTYADVAGANINISSKELTGYGEVNASVSGGFNTQSLSSDFLKMDGANAFGFANSKQPGDDLSVYNFQNRLDPSKKNGLVNQSYSISGGKKFDIHDNPLSFYLIASHNRDYSYYEEEVRNSITTGELSQDMLGKKSNVETSQVVMANLNYLHNNKHELTYNFIMLHASRESVGDYLGMDADYQSSDTYEGFMRRQQTNDNLLFVNQLDTKWALADKLDFNVGAAYNIIKGLEPDRRINNLVKRDEGYVPMRGTGIQQRYFSELNEDDLNIRAGFTYKLPDDFSQESNIQLGYAGRIVDDNFTATEYDMSVVRQEEFDINNVRFDNYYTQENLDNNYFVLDKNVDEYTVDKKIHSAYAEATYQFTEGFIANVGVKYDKVNMDVDYNVNRGGTQGSQSINKDYVLPSINLRYNFNDKHSLRFAASKTYTLPQAKEISPFRYVNVTFNSQGNPDLQPSDNYNVDLKWDWYLSSGELISVTGFYKYIKNPISRIEIASAGGFLSYENIADHATVAGAEIEIRKDLFSHPMQDGGLHKLSLGVNGAYTYTCAKVPLATDPTGSQLEGAAPWLVNADLTYLVRKGSNSFTNALVFNYFSDRLYTIGTQGYQDIVENGIPTLDFVSSAKIGEHFTISLKAQNLLNSVHQLTRKGNATNEEVVLSKYRRGIDFSLGVACTF
- the mutS gene encoding DNA mismatch repair protein MutS — translated: MMKQYFDLKAKHPDALMLFRCGDFYETYSEDAVTASQILGITLTRRANGQAKTVEMAGFPHHALDTYLPKLIRAGRRVAICDQLEDPKTTKKLVKRGITELVTPGVAISDNVLSYKENNFLAAIHFGKTACGIAFLDISTGEFLTAEGPFDYIDKLLNNFAPKEVLFERGKKPMFEGNFGSKFFTFELDDWVFTEASAREKLLKHFETKNLKGFGVEHLKNGIIAAGAILQYLDMTQHYQIGHITSLARIEEERYVRLDKFTVHSLELISSMNEGGTSLLDVIDHTISPMGARLLKRWMVFPLKEVKPINARLDVVEYFFREPDFKDFIEEKLHRIGDLERIVSKAAVGRISPREVVQLKVALQAIEPIKNACLNADNESLRRIGEQLNLCVSIRDKIAKEIVNDPPLLVNKGGVIADGVNAELDELRRISYSGKDYLLQIQQREIEQTGIPSLKIAYNNVFGYYIEVRNAHKEKVPAEWIRKQTLVNAERYITQELKEYEEKILGAEDKILVLETKLYNDLVADLAEFIPAIQINATQIARLDCLLSFADVARENKYIRPVVADDDVLDIKQGRHPVIEKQLPVGEKYIANDVYLDTESQQIIIITGPNMAGKSALLRQTALITLLAQIGCFVPAESAHIGLVDKIFTRVGASDNISVGESTFMVEMNEAANILNNLSPRSLVLFDELGRGTSTYDGISIAWAIVEHIHENKKAHARTLFATHYHELNDMEALFPRIKNYNVTVKEVNNKVIFLRKLERGGSEHSFGIHVAKMAGMPQSIVKRADEILHRLEQENRQEGMVSRPKVQASAPKDGVQLSFFQLDDPVLCQIRDEILHLDVNNLTPIEALNKLNDIKRIVTGK
- a CDS encoding S41 family peptidase, encoding MKKLALGLLLGASCASLSAVTPLWMRDAVISPDGNEIAFCYKGDIYKVKASGGEAVRLTTQPSYESTPVWSPDGKQIAFASDRFGNMDVFIMPSQGGEARRLTFNSASEIPSAFTPDGKQVVFSASIQDPAGSALFPKSAMTELYQVPAEGGRTAQIIGTPAEMVCYEPSGKFFLYQDQKGVESEWRKHHTSSITRDVWMYDVAAGKHTNLTNRAGEDRNPVLSPDGTQVYFLSERDGGSFNVYRFPLDRPQDVQAVTSFKGNPVRFLSVSRNGTLCYTYDGELYTQSLQAGQAKKVPVSLTSDEENIPVSYTFTRGASEATVSPDGKQVAFVVRGEVFVTSVEYGTTKQITHTPEAEEGVSFGADNRTLVYASERDGISGLYTAKISREEEKNFPNATLIEEEALLPSKTVERSYPKFSPDGKEIAFIEGRTRLMVLNLKSKKVRQVTDGSTWYSLSGGFDYQWSPDGKWFALEFIAHKHEPYSDIGLVCADGKSPIINLTNSGYTSGMPRWTMDGNALLFTTERYGMRNHASWGSLDDVMMVFLNQDAYDKFRLSKEDYELQKELEKEQEKAGETASKDKKKDKKADAKTDSVKLITVEPDGIEDRIVRLTPNSSRLSSAAISKDGETLYYLSAFEGGFDMWKMDLRKHETKLLHKMDARWANMETDRDGNFFVLGGGTMQKMDGKSEKLEPITYRAEVKMNPYEEREYIFDNIYREEKARFYNVNMHGVDWDALTETYRKFLPHINNNYDFAEMLSEWLGELNVSHTGGRFYPELDTESTAQLGLLYDWDYTGNGLRIAEIIEKGPFDRKSTRAKSGVIIEKINGQALEADKDYTPLLNGQAGKKTLVSLYDPETKERWEEVVKPISSRTMSGLLYTRWVKQRAEDVKRWSNGRLGYVHIESMDDSSFRSVYSDILGKYNQCEGIVIDTRFNGGGRLHEDIEVLFSGKKYFTQVIRGRETCDMPSRRWNKPSIMVQCEANYSNAHGTPWVYKHRGLGKLVGAPVPGTMTSVNWVTTQDPTLVFGIPVVGYRLPDGSYLENTQLDPDIYVLNAPETIVKGEDTQLKAAVDELLKEIGE